In Tistrella bauzanensis, the genomic stretch AAATCACCGCACAATCAAAGCACCGCACGCCCCTAAACCGGATCGAACCAGACCCTTGGGGTCAACTCCGACAGGCTGCTAGAAACAGGTCGCGCAGGCTGGTGCCCAGCAGGCGCGCGAAATCGAACCGGAATGGCGCCATGTCGTCGCGGTCATACAGCGCCGCCAGATGCGGCGGCGGGCTTGCCAGATGGTGGCAGCCGATCAGGCAGGCGAAGATACCGGGCATCACAGACCCCGCATCCCGGGCCGACACCCCAAGCACCCGTGCCAGCGCGCGGGTGAAGCTGTCGAGCCGGTCGAGCATGCCGCGTTTGCTGGCATAGAGCGCCTCAGGGTCGAGCCTGGGTTCGAGCGACCCGTGCAGCGCCGCGTTCAGCCGGGCCATCAGCGGCACATCCATACACGCCCCGACAATGGCCGCTGAGGCCGCCCGCGCGGCATCGGCCTGATAGCCCGCCACCGCCGGATCGGCCGCGGGCTTGGCTGCGAACCGTGCGTCGATGCGATCGAACCAGCGACGATTGGTGCGATCATACAGCGCCAGGAACAGGGCTTCCTTGGACGGCGCATACAGATAGACCGTGCCCTTGGCGACGCCCGCCGCGCGGGCCACGTCCTCGATACCGACCGCCTCGACGGTCGGTGCCGTTTCATATAAGGCACAGGCGGCATCGAGAATGCTCTCGAACCGCGCGGCCTTGGCCTCGGTGCTGCGGGCGCGCCGGCTGCCCTGCCCGGTCGCGCTGGTGCTGGCGGTCAATCGCGGCATCCTTCGTCCTGCATCATGAGACAGATCCGGCGCATCGTCCCACCTGTCCCCTCTGGCGCAGGATGGCCGCGAAGTCGCGGCGGGGCAAGCGCGACGGATCGATACATGCCGCACTGTTTGTCTCGACCCACCCGGCCCGGAGAGGCATCATCCGCTGCACAATCAAGCCTGCTTGTGAGGAAACAGCCGCCATGTCCATGCGCACCCGCCATCCGATGGGCCCCCGCTTCCACATCACCGGCATCGGCGATGTCGAGCGGATCGAGCGCGAAATGCCGTTGTCGGAGCGCATCGCCTTCACCAGCACCTATGACGTCCTGCGCTGGGCGGCGGATGCCTATGGCGATGCGCCGGCCCTGTCGCTGATCGCAGGCGGAACCGCGGACGAGTTCCCCCGCACCCTGGGCTATCAGGCGTTCTTCAAGGCCGTGACCCGCACCGCCAACGGCCTTGCATCGCTGGGCCTGGGCCGCCGCGACGGTGTGGCGCTGCTGATGCCCAATCTGCCTGAGACCCATCTGGCGATCTGGGGCGCCGAAGCAGTCGGCATCGCCGCCCCGATCAACCCCCTGCTCGGCATCGACCAGATCGCCGAGATCGCGGAGGCGGCCGATGCGCGGCTGATCGTGGCCCCGGGGCCGATGGCCGGCAGCGATCTGTGGGAAAAGGCGCTGGCGACGGCGGAACGGCTGCCCGCGATCACGACCGTGCTGAAAGTGGGCGGCGGGCCGGTCGACATGGCCCGCCACCCCAAGGTGCGTGATTTCGCCGAGGTGCTGGCATCCAGCCCCGATGACGCGCCGGTCGGGTGGACAGAGCCGCAGCCCGATGATGTCTGCGCCTATTTTCACACCGGCGGCACCACCGGCACGCCCAAGCTTGCCCGGCATCTGCACCGCAATCAGGTCTATATGGGCTGGGTTCTGGCGCGCTTCGTCGACATGTCGCCGGCCGATTGCACGCTGTCGGGGCTGCCGCTGTTCCATGTCAACGCGGTGCATGTCAGCGGGCTGGCGCCGTTCATGGCTGGCGCGCATGTGGTGCTGGCCTCCCCCGCCGGCTATCGCAATCCGGCGGTGATCCAGAATTTCTGGCGGTTGGTGGAACGCTTCCGGGTGACCATGTTCTCGACCGTGCCGACGGTATGCACGGCGCTGATGCAGGTGCCGGTGGCGGGCGCCGATCTGTCGAGCCTGCGCTTCGCCGTGGTCGGCGCCGCCCCCCTGCCGGTCGAGGTGATCCGCAATTTCGAGGCGCTGACCGGCATCCGCATCCTGGAAGGCTATGGCCTGACCGAAGGCA encodes the following:
- a CDS encoding TetR family transcriptional regulator, with the protein product MTASTSATGQGSRRARSTEAKAARFESILDAACALYETAPTVEAVGIEDVARAAGVAKGTVYLYAPSKEALFLALYDRTNRRWFDRIDARFAAKPAADPAVAGYQADAARAASAAIVGACMDVPLMARLNAALHGSLEPRLDPEALYASKRGMLDRLDSFTRALARVLGVSARDAGSVMPGIFACLIGCHHLASPPPHLAALYDRDDMAPFRFDFARLLGTSLRDLFLAACRS
- a CDS encoding acyl-CoA synthetase; this translates as MGPRFHITGIGDVERIEREMPLSERIAFTSTYDVLRWAADAYGDAPALSLIAGGTADEFPRTLGYQAFFKAVTRTANGLASLGLGRRDGVALLMPNLPETHLAIWGAEAVGIAAPINPLLGIDQIAEIAEAADARLIVAPGPMAGSDLWEKALATAERLPAITTVLKVGGGPVDMARHPKVRDFAEVLASSPDDAPVGWTEPQPDDVCAYFHTGGTTGTPKLARHLHRNQVYMGWVLARFVDMSPADCTLSGLPLFHVNAVHVSGLAPFMAGAHVVLASPAGYRNPAVIQNFWRLVERFRVTMFSTVPTVCTALMQVPVAGADLSSLRFAVVGAAPLPVEVIRNFEALTGIRILEGYGLTEGTCASAVNPAFGQPVAGSVGIRFPYQDMKAVIVDGDGAYLRDAAVDEIGVLCLKGPNAIGGYKQERFNKGLFVADGWVSTGDLARIDAQGRIFLAGRAKDLIIRGGHNIDPQSIEDVLHAHPAVALAGAVGRPDAYAGEIPIAYVTLKPGATVTADALKDWARERVSERPAAPAEVIILNEMPVTAIGKIFKPTLRYMATDRVYAGELATLAHEHGLTATVVTGQDGSHGTAAVVTLRRADGSAVPDVQRPALTEAVGHVLGRFPVSHRVAFG